The region TAGCACTCTCTCTCTGCCTCTGCTGCACTCGAATgacacaaggaagaagaagatgaccggaggaggaagaaggacacaGGGGGCACGGTGGTTTTTCCGGCGCAACAACTCCAATTACACGAGCTCATACTCGACACCACGCACTTTACAACAGTACTCGGGGTGGAGCTTTATACGCAGGCACGCCCAAACGACGCCGCGCTCCCCACTCCTCCACGCCCGCCCGTTCCGCACGCCATGGCTCACGCACCCGTCGCGCACAAACGCGATCAACGCGGCCGGCTCCAACGGAACGACACGGTCACCCTGCTCCTGTCGCTAACTGAACCACGCACGCCCACACACAGCCCGTACACTAGTAGGATACACCCCAGACTATGCCCAGCCTGTACACTAGTCGGACCATGGTCAGACAATGACCAGATACACACGCACTGGACATGCCCGCCGTGGCCTATTGGCCAACAAGTTCCCTTCCTTCTGCCCAGCCCCATCGTCACTGCCATCCATTCATCGACACGTTGCTGGTGCTGGGGCCGGCCTAGCACGCGTCTTCGCTTTCCACCGCGTGCTCGCAGCTGCTCTTAAACCGATCCTCACCCTAGCGTGCCCGTCGTGCCCTGCCATTGCCGCTCTCTTCCTCGGAGCCTCGAACCCGGCCCTTGGAAGAAGGCAAAAAGCACGTACGCCAAGCTAGCAGTCGGAGCAGTGAGGGTGAGTCCCCTCCCCCTCCGTCCCATCGATCCCGGCCGGCCATCAACTTTCTTCTCCTTCTTCGTTGCTGTTGAAATTAAGCTGACTGTGTGCTGCATTGTGGAAGACATGGAAGGCAAGAAGAAGATGCCTCCTCCGCGGCCTGTGACGGTGGCCAAGAAGAAGATGCCAGTTTCTGACAGGCTGGTCTGCGGATGGGCGTTCCTCAGCGCGTGCGCCATCGCCTTGGGCGGGGCCACTACCACCGCCTCTCCTGCAGCCAGGTAGATTACCCATTGCCCCCTTGGACATTAACTCCGTCCGATTGATCGATCACGCGCCCGTTTCCTGTTCATCGTGTGCATGCAGGCCACGTTGGTTGTGCGGTGCGGGTGCGTTGAGCTCACGGGCAAGAAGTCCGCCTACTTCAGCGCCCTCTGGATCGGGGCCCTATGCTGCGCCGTGTTCCAGGCGGCCGCGGCGGCGCAGGCGCTGCTGCTCCCACGCCGCCACCGCTGGGTCAGCCGTGAAGACCTGGCCTTCCTGGCGGTCGCGCTCAACAGCGCCGGCCACTGCATGTACCACGGCTCCGTCTACATCCTCCGTCGAGGAGACTACTACACCGTGGCCTCGCTCTGGTCCTGGGTGGGCGATATCATCAGCTCCTCCTTCCTGCAAGGTGAGGAGTAGGGCAAGCAGGGGATTGTGTAATTTTCTTACTTCCCCATGCATGTCTGCATGTGCCTCTGTGTGTGTCTGCGCGCGCGCTGAGCTTCACTCACATGTCACATCACATGTGTGCACATCCCAGGTTCTGTCAGGCTGAGCTTCATTCTCCTCAGAGCCTGCGCCACGGCCTTCGGCCTCTACCACCTCCCCTGCAGCGAGGTAATTACCCCTAGGACGCTCGACATTCCGATGAGTTTCCGACCGACCGGTCGATCACGCGCCTGTCCTATTCGTCGTCTGCATGCAGGCTTCGTTGGTTCTGCGGTGCGCGTGCGTTGAGCTGACGGGCACCAAGGCCGCCTTCTTCGGCGCCCTCTGGATCGGCATCCTCTGCTGCACCGCGTCCCAGGCGGCCGCGGCGGCGCTGGCGCTGCTgctcccgcgccgccaccgccgggtCAGCCGTGAACTGGTCTCCCTCGCGCTCGTGCTCGCCACCGCCGGCCACAGCATGTACAACGGCGCCGTCTATCTCCTCCGCTCAGAATACTAGTACTTCACCGTGGTCCGTGGGCACGTTCTTGTTCGTGGTGTGCGACATCATCAGCTCCCTGCCTCTCCTCCTATAGTATGCTATGCACGCAGTATGCTGCGAGGACTGATTGTGATAGAGTGCCGTATGTATCTGTGCATATACTAGTGTCCGATTTATGTTCATGAACACATATGTTGTGCCTGGTGTTGAGCACCATTGTTTTCCATTCAACCACCTGCAACTGCTGGCGTATGTATCCCTCGGGGTTCAGCCGTGTCGTCGGTTATTTGGACAGGATTTTTCGTTACCTGTTCCCCTCGATCGGCTGGGGCCGGGGCTCCATTGAGATCGGTGTTGACGTCTTTTGGCTCGGTCGATCTGGTGTGGACTCGACGACACGCGGGTAACTACTTGCGGGGTTTCAGATAGCTAGGTTAGGTCATGCTGGATGCCCAGGTGTGGTGGCGTCTGGCGTGGCGACCATGATCCTGCTTGCTGTTGAGAGAAGCTCTTTTTGCTTTCCGGAGGAAACGTACCAGTCACTTGCATCGTACTAGTGTGCGCTTGAACTGATGCTCTTCTGCTTTTCTTGCCGCTTAGTTTTGGTATCTTTGATCTTTTTTTTTTTGGTTGGGTGCTAATAATAATGTTGCATGTGTTGAGCTATAGACTTTTGAACGATCAGTTCTCCACCTGTTTAGACCGTCTCACTTTGTTAAGGTCTCTTTTGATTCAACGGATTTTTATAGGAattttgaaggattagaatccttagaaaaaaaattatatgtttgttgtttgatttgtaggattgaatCCAATAGGAATTTTATCTAACGATTTCTTTGCACTAGTTTTCATAGGATTTCTAGCATCCACTCAACCCTCTTTGAAAGAGTCCTTTGTTGATGATGTGCANNNNNNNNNNNNNNNNNNNNNNNNNNNNNNNNNNNNNNNNNNNNNNNNNNNNNNNNNNNNNNNNNNNNNNNNNNNNNNNNNNNNNNNNNNNNNNNNNNNNNNNNNNNNNNNNNNNNNNNNNNNNNNNNNNNNNNNNNNNNNNNNNNNNNNNNNNNNNNNNNNNNNNNNNNNNNNNNNNNNNNNNNNNNNNNNNNNNNNNNNNNNNNNNNNNNNNNNNNNNNNNNNNNNNNNNNNNNNNNNNNNNNNNNNNNNNNNNNNNNNNNNNGCCGCCGCTGGCTTGGTCCGTCGGGCCCTGCCCGCGCGGTGCCGGTGGCGGCGGGCCGTTCCTTCCCCCCGCGCGCGTTGGGGGCGCGGGGGCCCCCTGACGGCAGTGGTGCTGCTCGGTCGGCAGCGGTGTGGCTCGGCGGCGGAGATCCCATGGGCCACGGCTGCCCTTGGCGCGGTGACGCGGCCGTTGGTCGAGGGCGGCGCAGGCCGGCGGCTCGGTGCGGCGATGTTGCTCCCTGGTGGTGGCGAGGCGTCGGTGGTCTACATGTGGCGCTGGCTTCGTTGGCCGGCGTGCTGCAGCATGGGGATAGGGACTGTCCGGACCCATGTGGGTCCGGCCGGGCCGTCGGGGCCTGGCAAGTCCTTATCGCCGAACTGGTCGGCTCCGCGAGAGCGATGGAAGTTGTCCCCTCCCGCCGGTCGAGTTGCGGTTGCCCCTGGGGCTGTTATCTCCTTTCCCTCCCCCCAGGTCTCGTGTCGGCGGCCCCAGTGAGACGGTGATGTCGGTCCGGTGACCGTGGTGGCACAGGCTGGTGGGCGACAGGCTGGGTAATGCATTACGGAGAGtctggaggtggtggtggttgtttggatcgggagaaatccctggcGGCTCGTCCGGCTCTGACGCGGTGACGCCTGCTGGCGCCGCCTGACCTAGCTTCCCGAAGGGCTTCGGGTATACCCCTTCCCCACTGCCCTCCGCGTACCAGGGCAAACCCTTGGACTGGTTCGGGCAACAGCGGCGGCGCCGTCGCATtctttcttgaaggtgttgcttggtatgcgACGCTCCGGAATGCTAGGAACGCGGTGGTACTTCTTTGGAGGGTGCAGCGGTTGCCGGTCTTCGTCACTTAGTTGATCTGGCGGTGTCGGtatttgtttctcttttctttctcttgATTTTCGTTTTGGGCTTGATTGTGTTGCGGCCCAGCTGTGGTCCCGGCGAGTTGGATGTATCGGTTGGATGCTTTAcaatataaagcggggggaaaccctttatcGTCAAAGAGTCCTTTGTTTTTTTTATGATGCAAACAAACTAACTAATATACTATAGGATTGAGATGAGCATGACATTTCAATCCTatgtttttttctatttttatgttttaGAATCTTTGAATAAAAAAGGCCCTAAAGCAACTAGCTCGTTTGCGGGTATATGATTGCTTTGGTTTGCATTGATTTGTTTTCGTTGTCACTGCTTATCATCACATTTTCTGCTTCTTTTCACACGTCCTTCGAATAGATGGCAAGGGTCAAGGAAAACCGCGTAGGCCTTTAGAGCACCACCTTCCATTCTTGGCAAAGATAGAACAGTGCGGTTATTAGAGTGCACATGCTGACATTCAAGAAAACGGCCACTGAGCTTGCAGCAAGGTGGTGTTAGTAGTGACGCAAATGGAATTTGCCGCTCGATAGTTGGTGTTAGTAGTGCACAAAGCATGAGGGTTGCTACTGGAGTAGAAAATTACTGCAGTTAAAATGAGCTAGCCAGCTACCGTAGCTTTTTACTGCCATGCATATGCAGATCCTACAACATGTACACTAATGAGCATGTGGGAGGTTCTCATGAGCAGAGGACAGGGATTGCTCAGGCCCAAGCTCTAAGATTTACGTTACATCAATCAAGGCTTGGATCCCTTCCAAGAGTAGGTTACAAGGGTGGAGGGGCAAGTAATGCATGTCTATGCCTGTGTGCGCTGAACTTCATTCAGATCACATGTCTGTACATCCCATTGCATGAAAGAAATTAAGCGTTGCCAATGGTAGCATACGCGCTCCACAGACGCAGCTTCCCCGCAGTTTCCTCCATCGTCACTGCCATCCATTCATCGACACGTTTGCAGGCGTTGGGGCCGGCGCCACGCGTCGTCGCTTTCAATCGCGGGCTCGCAGCTGCTCTTAAACCGCTCCACCGTGAGCGTGGCCGTCGTGCCAtgccattgttgctctctagctcgAACCCGGCCCTTAGAAGAAGCACGTAcgccacttcttcttcttctccttctccttcctccttctccttctccttcttcttcttcgttgctgTTGAAATTAAGCTGACTGTGCGCTGCGTTGTAGTTGTAGCTGATCTCGTCCTGGCAGGCATGGACGGCAAGACGGAGATGCTTCTTCCGCGCCCTGTGACCGTGGCCAAGAAGAAGATCCCAGGTTCTGTCTGGCTGGTCTGCGGATGGGCGCTCCTCAGCGCCTGCGCCATCGCCTTGGGCCACTACGATCTCCCCTGCAGACAGGTAATTACCCCTTGGACGCTGGACACGAAATTAATTCCGAGCTTTTCCGACTGACCGATCGATCACGCGCCGGCCGGCCTCCTGTTCGTCGTCTGCATGCAGGCCACGTTCGTTCTGCGGTGCGGGTGCGTTGAGCTGACGGACACCAAGGCCGCCTGCTTGAGCGCCCTCTGGATCGGGGCCCTGCTCTGCACCGCGTCCCAGGCAGCCGCGGCGGCGCTGGCGCTGCTGCTCCCACGCCTCCACCCCGAGCTGCTCTCGCTCTCGCTCTGGCTCGCTGCCACCGGCCACTGCATGGCCAGCGGCGCCGTCTTCATCCTCTGCTTCGCCGAGCCATGCCCAGGATGCTGCTTCCACAGCACACTCTTCCACCTGGCCCTGTGCTTGTTGGAGTTGGGCGACGTCGTCGGCTCCATGGCTCTCGTCGTGGGAGCGGTGAGGAGTAAGGCACACAGCATGTAGGCGATTAGCCCAGCAAGCTGCAGGGCACTGTATGTGTCCATGGATCAGCTCAAGATCGAGGTACTCTGATGAGCTCGTTCTCGCCAAGGAAGAATAAATCTATTGTAGTAGTATGCAGTATGCTGCGAGGAGTGATGGAGCGAGtgccgtatgtatgtatgtgtgaaTCTGCAACTAGTGCCTGATTTATGTTCATGAACTCATATGTTGCTCCTGGCGTTGAGCATCACTATTGTTTTCCATTCAACCTGCAACCGCTGGCGTATGTATCTGTTGGAACTAATCTTGTTATTACTATTAAGTGAATAGGACTAGTCTCATGTTTATTTCTGTTTGATGACATTAGTTGGAGTAGTCGACAAAGTCCTAGCTAGTTGTATGCACGCAGTGGATCGGCAGAGAGCACGACACAGAGATATAGTGTGTGTATTGCAGCGAGCGGATCGGTAACCATCAGTTGAGTATATGCATGCACGTGCTGTTAGTATTAGTCATGTATTTAGTGACCAGTTAGTGCATGCATGCAATTAAGATGTGGTTTGCATTAGTGGTCAAGTGtttgttagtactccctccgtttctttttagtccgcatatcaGATTTGGTCAACGTCAAACTTCATAAACCTTGACTAACTTTATAGAACaaaatatcaacattcataatatgaaatcaaCATTATTATATGCATCATGATATTAATTTTCATAGCATATAGGTTTAGTATTATAGATGTTGATatctttttatatatatttggtcaaattttgcatcgcttgactttgaccaaatcttatatgcagactaaaaagaaacggagggagtagctagctaCATGTATGGAAGAAAACGGCCGAGCCGTGTGGCCGTTGCGTGAGGTAATTAGCTAGTGCTGACGTGGGTGCGTCTGTGCATGTTAGTGGGTTAGTGGCTGTGTTCTGGCCGTGTGAGTCCGGTTATATAAGCCATGTTTTGGCGTTGTGTTAAGAGTGAGAATTGAACAAGAGGAAAAGGCACAAGTGTGTGCGGTGCCACAAAAAAAATTCCCTGTGTGTTCATGTTCTACCTCTTGTGTATGTGTGTAGTTTCTTTCTAGCTTCATCCTGGGCAAAGCCAACAGTATCCATATGGGTTTGGTCCGGATTTTTCATTACGGAGTAGTACCTTAATTACCTGTTCCTCTTGGTTGGGCTCCGTTTGGCCTGAACGACGTATGGGTACCTACTTGCAAGGTTTGAGATTGGTTGGGTCCAATGGATGGGCATGGCTCTGGCTGGCTGGCTAGTACGAGCGAGCGGTGCAGATCCATCATGGCCGCGCGCACATGAGACATGACGAACGTGTTTTGGCATTGCCACAACGATGCAAGGTCACAGGCCGCATTGGTGGTGGTGCAGACCGATGATGCACGCTGTCGTTCAACGGGGGGAGAGTGGGACATGCCACTCGTCCGGATCGAGCCTCAGTTGCAAGCAGAAGCGCAGGCCCATGATTCTTCCAGAATCCGACCCCTATCCAGTTTCTTACAGAATCTTTAAGCCCCATttattttacaatcctatctaattAGACCCTAACTAGGTATGATTGTAAAATAAATGGGGACcgaagattctgggagaagctggataAAGGTCGGATTCTGAAAAAATCCCCAAATTttggcaaaagaactgggccgCAGAGTGGCGCGGCGGTATTGCCGCGAGGCTATTGCGGTCAACCTCCACGTAACTACAGCGGccatttctgaaaaagaaaaagaaaaaaactacaacGGCCACttctcaaaaagaaaagaaaaaaactacagcGGCCAATCGCGACCGACCCGTGGGCGTGTGGCCAGCAGCAATCCCACTTAGTAGAAGCACGTACGGTTATATCCTCCATATGCATGTCCATAAAAAGAATATCCTCCATGCAtgaaatttccaaaaaaaaaaatgcTGCATGCATGCGTGCCATGGTGGTCTCGGGCTTTTACGATTTTTCTTTTGAGGTAAATACACCAGCGGTGTTTGAATTTGCCATGAATGTGCAGTTTAGTGCCCGAACTTGTAAAATACATTGAATTGGTTTCATAACTTGCCATGGACGTGCATATACGGTTCATTTGACATTTGTATACGTTCGAGACGCTGATGAGGCGCGCCAACATGGCATGGGAACCGTTGCCTGGATGGCAGGGACAAGGATGTGTGGCCTGATTTTTTGCGGAAACCCCTTCGTaattattttttgtacaatagggcCCTTTTGGATAAACTGACAAATTATAAAATAAAAACTATAATAACTATAAAATACTAAAAAAAACAGATACTGTGCTGGTTCGAATGGGCCACCCTACAAGTACTGTCTCGTTTGCATGTTGTGCTAGCCACTAGACCTCTGCACATTTGCTGCCACATAAAGATTCGTAATCTTTATGAAAATAAGCTGAACAACATAAATAAAAGGATTTTTTGCGGGGTATAAATAAAAGGAATTCAATAATCTAGCAAAAGTAGTACCAACTCCGTGACTCGAATATCGGACCAAAGCTTATAGACCACGCACGGATGCCACTCCAACCAATGAGTTCTCATATATCAAAAGTGCAAGTACTCTTTGTGACTGTATAACAAAAATACTGTCAAAAGAATGCAAAAATCTTCATGTTATTTTAAATGGAATTCACGTTTTTCTTAAAACATATTCATTcaattgaaaatatttatgaatgatAAAAATGTTTATATGATTCAAGTAATATTCATGTGAGGATCCGCAATCTAAGGGCGCACTATGCTTGTATTTATTTTTTTAGAAAACAGACAAACTTTTATATACTATATAAACTTTTCAAACAACACAGTTTTTACTTAAAGCATGAACACATCTATATACTACATGAATATTTTATTAAAAATGTAGAAAATTTAACTTAAATGAGAATTTATTTAAATATATGAATGTTTCTAAAATTACTTTAATATTTTATTAAAATGCAAATATTTTTTAATATTATAAAATATATTCTTAATTCAATTATTGTGTCTATTTTTGTTAAATTATTGCATTGGTATTTGatgaaattatatgaaatttttaaTGTAATTTGTCTGAAATATACATATATTGTTTGTAACACATGATTATAATTGATGTGCTTTTTACAAAACTTTGAAATGAAAAAAGACACGTTGAAAACTAAGCCACACTGCGGTCTGTTTTTGCCCCACGGGCAGACGAGCTCGTTATGTTATAAATCTAAGTTTATCAGTTTTACCATTCGATGTCGCCGGTTGGAGTGGTATGTGTGTCAGCTATATAGCCCCTTGTTGCAGGTTCAAATCAACGACACTATATTGTTGGAATAATTTTTTTAATTTATGTTGTTCAGCTTCATGTTTATAAGGTGTATGAATCCTTTCTTGACACTAAATTTGAACTAGTCTTCTGGCTATCCACCCTCACGTACCTGAGTCAGGTCACTGGTTCAAACCCCGAAACCTTTTTAGTTATTAATAGAATACAAATAGATTTTGGTAGAATTTATCAATATCTCTAAGGGCCATTTTGtaagaaaaataataatattaTTTTGGGTTTTCTCCGCAAAAAAACTAGGCCACACGCTTTGTCCCTCACATCCAGTCCCTGACAATGGGTCCCATGCCATGATGGCGTGCTTGTCAGCGTCTGACAATGGGTCCCATGCCATGATGGCGCGCCTTGTCAGCGTCGCGAACGTATACAAATGAGATTTGAACCGTATATGCACGTCCAAGCCAAGTTATGGAACCAGTTCAATGTATTTTACAAGTTCAGACACCAAACTACACATTCGTGACAAGTTCAAGCACCAGTGGTGTATTTACCTCTTTTCTTTTCCAAGAGCACAACTCTGTGAAAGAATTCAGTATTGTTATCCACTATTCCCTTTTAAGATCAAAATCTTCACTTGTTTTCCGAAGCCAGAATTCCtcttatctatatctatatctattatACTAATAATAAAGCGAGAAAGGTTTCATGATTCTTTTTCGTCACCCCTTTATATTTGTCAATTTTTGTGTCAACGACAATGGTTTTTTTTGGGTAAAAAAACGATTCGCGTTGTCTATCAGTCTATGTCGTGGAAATTACCTCCACATCGCCTATGGGTACAAATCATCGACGTTGTGGATAGAGCAACCGCTCCCTCCGAGAGCGTCTGGCGCCGCCACCTAGATTCATTGGAGTCGGATTGAGGTATGCTCCATGTAGCCGATCAGGCCTACACCGCACAGCTCGGCGTCGATCAAGCCGCTGTTGTGCGCAATCCTGGATCTGCCAGAGAAGGAGAGAGGGCAAACGAGGAAAAGGAGCCAAGGGCTACCACCGCAGCTGTGGGGAGGGGATGAGCGGGAAGAAGGTTGCCTCCCTCCGGCGCGCATCTGGCGGTCAATCCAGGAGGTTGGGAGGTGGCCACCGTCAATCCAGACGACCACCAACACCATTGCTGGTAGTCGCCTTGACTGCGATAGCTAGCTACGGCCTGCGGGCACGCAGGCCGGCGTTCTGTGTGCACATGCGGCGACTGGCTGAGCGCACGCAGGGCCGGTTGAGGCCCTAAATGCG is a window of Triticum dicoccoides isolate Atlit2015 ecotype Zavitan chromosome 2B, WEW_v2.0, whole genome shotgun sequence DNA encoding:
- the LOC119361336 gene encoding uncharacterized protein LOC119361336 is translated as MYHGSVYILRRGDYYTVASLWSWVGDIISSSFLQGSVRLSFILLRACATAFGLYHLPCSEASLVLRCACVELTGTKAAFFGALWIGILCCTASQAAAAALALLLPRRHRRVSRELVSLALVLATAGHSMYNGAVYLLRSEY
- the LOC119366091 gene encoding uncharacterized protein LOC119366091, whose protein sequence is MDGKTEMLLPRPVTVAKKKIPGSVWLVCGWALLSACAIALGHYDLPCRQATFVLRCGCVELTDTKAACLSALWIGALLCTASQAAAAALALLLPRLHPELLSLSLWLAATGHCMASGAVFILCFAEPCPGCCFHSTLFHLALCLLELGDVVGSMALVVGAVRSKAHSM